From Mus pahari chromosome 20, PAHARI_EIJ_v1.1, whole genome shotgun sequence, the proteins below share one genomic window:
- the Cmtr2 gene encoding cap-specific mRNA (nucleoside-2'-O-)-methyltransferase 2: MSKRRKRPAQQPACLETFSPDVVNDVSELFAKSFSYCKPLDHEWQLPAPTESFACEHLGFRAFLDLKNSLNEVKNLLSDKKLDEWHRHTAFTNKAGKIISHVKKAVNAELCTQAWCKFQEILCSFPLIPQEAFQSGRLNSLHLCEAPGAFIASLNHYLKSHRFPCEWSWVANSLNPYHEANDNLRMITDDRLMANTLHCWYFGPDNTGDIMTLKYLTGLQGFLSTMAPIHLVTADGSFDCQGNPGEQEALVSSLHYCEAVTALTTLGNGGSFVLKMFTLFEHCSVNLMYLLNCSFDQVHVFKPATSKAGNSEVYVVCLRYKGREAVHPLLSRMVLNFGTDMTRKALFPHHVIPKSFLERHEECCTFFHRYQLETISENIRLFESMGTGEQEKLNDLRDCAVQYFMQKFQLKPLSRNHWLVKKSNIGCSTNTKWFGQRNKYFKTYNERKMLETLSWKDKVAKGYFNSWAEEHTVYQPGQNSLLEGTASSLEYHSWHVLEGKKLPKVKCSPFCDGEILKTLNEAIEKSLEEASSVDSKVSSKQQYRCCPVFSEESVLSELLSLTKCLQAEQGVEPSSPIKCLLVGSPTVRDLQMHTPLEVQLLESVELTAFSCSLLHDGDPAYQHLFLDCLLHSLKQLHTGDVMILPILSCFTRFMAGLTFVLHSCFRFITFSCPTSLEPLRTCAVLLCIGYQNLPDAVFQFLQDVNDLLSTLLHPSAPQQVLQLVPMEVLLQGTLLDFLWELNAAIAKRHLHLIIQGERDQVVSSLEL; the protein is encoded by the coding sequence ATGAGCAAGCGCAGAAAGCGTCCAGCTCAGCAGCCAGCTTGCTTGGAGACCTTCAGCCCAGACGTTGTCAATGACGTGTCTGAGCTCTTTGCCAAGAGCTTTTCCTACTGTAAGCCACTCGATCATGAGTGGCAGTTACCAGCTCCCACGGAGAGCTTCGCATGTGAGCACCTCGGGTTCAGAGCTTTTCTAGACTTGAAGAACTCCCTGAATGAAGTGAAAAACCTCTTGAGCGATAAGAAGCTGGACGAGTGGCACAGGCACACGGCCTTCACCAACAAGGCAGGCAAAATCATCTCTCATGTCAAAAAGGCTGTGAACGCGGAGCTCTGCACTCAGGCCTGGTGCAAATTCCAGGAGATCCTGTGCAGTTTCCCCCTTATTCCGCAGGAAGCTTTTCAGAGTGGAAGACTGAATTCTCTGCACCTATGTGAAGCTCCGGGCGCCTTCATCGCTAGCCTCAACCATTACTTAAAGTCTCACCGGTTCCCCTGCGAATGGAGTTGGGTGGCGAACAGCCTGAATCCATACCACGAGGCAAACGATAATCTTAGGATGATTACGGACGACCGGCTGATGGCAAATACCTTGCACTGCTGGTACTTCGGCCCAGATAATACCGGTGATATCATGACCCTGAAATATCTGACTGGGCTTCAGGGCTTCCTCAGCACCATGGCTCCCATTCACTTGGTCACGGCTGATGGCAGCTTCGATTGCCAAGGAAACCCGGGCGAACAGGAAGCCTTGGTGTCTTCTTTGCATTACTGCGAAGCTGTCACTGCTCTGACCACTCTTGGAAACGGCGGCTCTTTTGTTCTGAAGATGTTTACGTTGTTTGAACATTGTTCTGTGAACCTCATGTACCTGCTAAATTGTTCCTTTGACCAAGTTCATGTTTTTAAACCTGCTACTAGCAAGGCGGGGAACTCAGAAGTCTATGTGGTGTGTCTCCGCTATAAAGGAAGAGAGGCTGTTCATCCTTTGCTGTCGAGGATGGTGTTGAACTTTGGCACTGACATGACCAGGAAGGCGCTCTTTCCCCATCATGTGATCCCCAAATCTTTCCTTGAGCGACACGAAGAGTGTTGTACTTTCTTTCATAGATACCAATTAGAGACTATTTCTGAGAACATTCGTCTTTTTGAGAGCATGGGAACAGGGGAACAAGAGAAACTGAATGATCTAAGGGATTGCGCTGTACAATATTTTATGCAAAAATTTCAACTGAAGCCTCTTTCAAGAAATCACTGGCTCGTTAAAAAGTCCAATATTGGTTGCAGTACGAACACGAAATGGTTTGGACAGAGAAACAAGTATTTTAAAACCTATAATGAACGGAAGATGCTGGAAACCCTTTCATGGAAAGATAAAGTAGCCAAAGGATACTTCAATAGTTGGGCAGAGGAACACACTGTCTATCAGCCCGGGCAGAATTCCCTCCTAGAAGGGACTGCTTCCAGTCTCGAGTACCACTCATGGCATGtcttagaaggaaagaaactgcCGAAGGTCAAGTGTTCTCCTTTCTGTGATGGTGAAATTTTAAAGACTCTTAACGAAGCCATTGAGAAGTCCTTAGAAGAAGCTTCGAGCGTGGATTCCAAGGTCAGTTCCAAGCAGCAATACCGCTGCTGTCCCGTCTTTTCAGAAGAGTCGGTATTATCCGAGTTGTTAAGCCTTACCAAGTGCCTTCAGGCTGAGCAGGGTGTAGAGCCCAGCAGTCCAATCAAGTGCCTGCTTGTGGGTTCACCGACTGTCCGTGATCTCCAAATGCACACGCCACTGGAAGTCCAGCTTCTGGAATCCGTCGAACTCACAGCCTTCAGCTGTTCCTTGCTTCACGATGGTGACCCAGCATACCAGCATTTGTTCTTGGATTGCCTGCTGCACTCACTGAAGCAGCTTCACACGGGAGATGTCATGATTTTGCCCATCCTTTCTTGCTTCACAAGATTTATGGCTGGCTTGACCTTTGTCCTCCACAGCTGTTTTAGATTTATCACATTCTCTTGTCCCACGTCCTTGGAGCCCCTCAGGACCTGTGCCGTCTTGCTGTGCATTGGTTATCAGAACCTTCCAGATGCAGTTTTCCAGTTTCTGCAGGACGTTAACGACCTCTTGAGCACCCTGCTCCACCCCAGTGCCCCTCAGCAGGTTTTACAGTTGGTGCCAATGGAGGTGCTCCTTCAGGGGACACTGCTTGACTTTTTGTGGGAGTTGAATGCCGCCATTGCTAAAAGGCATTTGCATTTGATTATTCAAGGAGAGAGAGACCAAGTCGTCAGCAGCCTTGAGTTATAA